A DNA window from Schistocerca americana isolate TAMUIC-IGC-003095 chromosome 4, iqSchAmer2.1, whole genome shotgun sequence contains the following coding sequences:
- the LOC124613596 gene encoding alpha-1B adrenergic receptor-like: protein MRRLRCAGNALLVSVALADLLVTGLVMPASSVVILAGLPDAPAVCRLQWAVAALSCLVTVLSLAAAACENNARLCLPRERHARLCTRARVTAAVLSIWAAAVGAVALQTALDAAPLYCRPPRPGPRPPGPGALPYHVACGALLLLLAFAWHARTALRVRALRSRPSFKPAVTFAWDYALAKTNAYSAALFVVFWAPFGVALVVSAARGGRGVPARLVYNLAWFALSKSCVNSLLYCCTNRHFRNAYVNLFHYCCCKTTVSFSRRQRAAGAAVVGGALGDAARPSGDVRVHIIPGYNMYSYTSPQRARELCKTASGIKRSAGSCRPGGSGAGRTNGRDVYEL, encoded by the coding sequence GACGGGCCTGGTGATGCCCGCGTCGTCGGTGGTGATCCTGGCGGGGCTGCCCGACGCGCCGGCCGTGTGCCGGCTGCAGTGGGCCGTGGCGGCGCTGAGCTGCCTGGTGACGGTGCTGTCGCTGGCGGCGGCCGCGTGCGAGAACAACGCGCGCCTCTGCCTGCCGCGCGAGCGCCACGCGCGcctgtgcacgcgcgcgcgcgtcaCGGCCGCCGTGCTGTCCATCTGGGCGGCGGCGGTGGGCGCGGTCGCGCTGCAGACGGCGCTGGACGCGGCGCCGCTCTACTGCCGGCCGCCGCGGCCCGGCCCGCGCCCGCCGGGGCCCGGCGCGCTGCCCTACCACGTGGCCTGcggcgcgctgctgctgctgctcgccttCGCGTGGCACGCGCGCACCGCCCTGCGCGTGCGCGCGCTGCGCTCGCGGCCCAGCTTCAAGCCCGCCGTCACCTTCGCCTGGGACTACGCGCTCGCCAAGACGAACGCCTACTCGGCGGCGCTGTTCGTCGTCTTCTGGGCGCCGTTCGGCGTCGCGCTGGTGGTGTCGGCGGCGCGCGGCGGCCGCGGCGTGCCCGCGCGGCTCGTCTACAACCTGGCGTGGTTCGCGCTCAGCAAGTCCTGCGTCAACAGCCTGCTCTACTGCTGCACCAACCGTCACTTCCGCAACGCCTACGTCAACCTGTTCCACTACTGCTGCTGCAAGACGACCGTGTCGTTCTCCCGCCGCCAGAGGGCGGCCGGCGCGGCCGTCGTGGGCGGCGCGCTCGGGGACGCGGCGCGGCCGTCCGGCGACGTGCGGGTGCACATCATCCCCGGCTACAACATGTACTCCTACACGAGCCCGCAGCGCGCCCGCGAGCTCTGCAAGACCGCTTCCGGCATCAAGCGCTCGGCGGGCTCCTGTCGGCCGGGGGGCAGCGGCGCAGGACGCACCAACGGCCGCGACGTCTACGAGCTCTGA